The DNA sequence CTTCTATTGTTGAACTCAAATTTCATTTTCCATATTCAAGTCTAACACAGAAATGGCAACTACCCAAAAACTGAACCAAATTTCATAACGTTCTTGCAACCTATAATCTAACCTCAATGGCAACAAAAGCTCTGTCAGACATTATTGATCTGAAATGCATATCCAGCTTCGGCAAAATATGACTTCACTAGTTCAAGAGATCTGAAGCGGTGGGAAATTTTATTCTTCTCCTCCTTGGGCATCTCTGCATACCTACAAGGGATAAATTTTAATAGATTAGCATTTTGTAACATAGAAGCATGACAAAAAAAGGAGAATTTGAACACAGTTAGTGGTTATCTTTTGCGTATCTCATTTGAGTTTAGGGTCACTTCCTTGCCTGTCATCCCTCTTCCCCAATACTCTCAGGAAGCGTGTGGTTAGAACAACGTTTTTACATTTCTGGGAATTTTACACAAAAACCCCTGTATCGGAATGATTTTACAATGTAAGATTCCTAGAAATTTGAAAACTTTTCACAAACCACATGCTTCCTCATAGAAATTTCTAGCTCTAttacttttgttataaaaaagaattataaacAAGAGAATAGTTCGAATTACGTTTGCTCATAGCCATCGGGTTGAAAAATTGGATCCCATCCAAAATCAGTGGGTCCTCTTGGAAGAACAATCTTCCCCTATCATGACAGCAAAACACGAGTTAGCAAAACATCAAGTTACGCATGGGAACTCCGTAACTGAATTTATTCGCTTTTGCAACttcaaaaaataattagattTGTGTTTGTTTACTAACACGACAGTCAATTCAAAGAAAATGTGTATAATATATGGTAGACAGAAACAGCATATGGGATTTCAGAGCAATACCGGAGTTTTTCCAGCAAATGTGACAGGTTCGCTATTCGGGCCAATCGCAAAGGAAAATACACATAAGGCATAAGCTGATTTATCATCATATGCCCTCAACAAATTGTTGAGACCTGGAAAATAAGTTGGAAATGAGTAGATCAGATTCTGAGATATCCTGAAGAAAGGTACTCAAAGAAGTGAAAGTTAATTCAAAACAAGTCAGCTTAGAGACAACCTTGGTGACCAATCTTCTGCAAAAACCATTTGCTGCATGATTTATCAAACTCATTAGACTATGACAAGATTGCATATAACCTCAGGTAGATCCACGTatgaatacaacaacaacaacaacaacaaagccttatgcCCCTAGGTGGGGTCGTCGTAGATCCAcatatgaataatatataatatcatcCAACTTCTTAGTGATAAAAAACTAGTTTCTGTATTGACTAAGTCTAAGACTTGAGTCGTTCAGCTAGCTATACATTCAATAGTTGTTATaagttaaaattcacatttctaacatttttcccTGTTCGATTATACATCTTAACCCTCCCAAAAACTCCTTTTAGTGATTTTTGAGAAGTAGAATATTTAGCCTCTTAAGAAGTATTTAAAATGCTAAAAAGAAGTGGCTGTCGCTGCATCTTCAAACACAAGAACTCATTCGCAAATTTAGTTCTTTACACACAAGCGCTTAAATTCTTTTTACCCAAATAGGCCCTAACCGACTCTTCCACCCCCTTTCTATTGATCTGTAAATGTTGTTAACAGCTTTTCCTGCCTAAGCTATTCTTATTCCTGCTGCCTTATTATCTATATTACTCTTATTGGCTAGTATATTCAATTCAAATAGGTCCTAGAAGGTaaacttttattgaattaaaatcaAAGAATGTTGGAAGGCAGAATTCTAATCATGCGCACAGACAGTCACAATGGATGGGGAGAGAAACTGGGATAAATATGATTAGAAATGTCAAAATTGTGGAAAGGATTGGATTAGCTATGCATTCCCTAGGTGGAGTCTAAAACCGACATATTGGACACTGTTAAGAATGATCAAGGATAGAAAGAGACCATGAATTTATAATACAATTTCAAGCCCAAACCCAAACTAAAATCCATGTAACAAACCCGAGTTAGTAGGAAGATTGGTTTGTCGTTGCAGTGAAAATGCATTTCTACAACACATTGTGAATAATAAAGCATAGCACTCTTGATTCAACCCTTGTTCAAAAGGATTCAGTAGCTCCACTGGAACAAGTCTATGAAAAAACATATGAGAAAGATCACTTATCATCGGAAGGAAGAAGATAGGGTGGAATTTGGCTGAtttagaaaaagggaagaagaggaaATCAAATTTCAGAAAGTCGAGTGGAGGTGGGAAACAAAAGATAATCATTGTGCTGTCGTACAATTGGAACACTGCAAATAAGGCTGCGTCAATTAGATGTTGCAACTTTAATGTACACAATAGATCCACTTTGAGTATGTACTTAAAATAGATTCATCAACATTGAGCCTAGACCCCTTAAGAAATATAATTAACTTTAAGACCGCTTGTACAACTTCTCGGCTCCGCAGATAGAAAGAGCTAATTTCAGGACTGAAATAAAAACTGACAAGATAAATTTCCTAACCATTTGGATGATGTATATGGTCATAATACTACCAGAACAAATGAATCATATGCAAATGGTGAATCAAACAGATATTGGTAGCATATAGTGATTTCCCCTACCAAGACAAAGAACCAGCAGTCTAGTACTACCATCAGAGAGTTATGATCAAGAAATAATAGTGGgtttaaattttgatatgaacAATCTGACACAGTGGCACAGTGCTCATTCAGCAGCTATCCTTACATAGAGGAGAACCATTCCTAAATGTTACAAATTGACCCCTTGCTTTCATTCGTCAATCTACCACCGTATTTTCAACCAATTTTGACAAATCgtcctttttccttattcatttattttcacAGTATCAAGGTATTGGTCTCATAGAACAAATATAAAAAGTAACACCACTTTTTacgaacccaaaaggagagtaccTTAAGATGATGATAAAATGTGAAATAGAACTTACATGTAAGGCcctgtaaaaaattaaaacattcaAACAAAATCAGTATCAGGTTGAATACTCCCAACTTAGAatcatgtaaaacaagaaaattattcCAACCTGGAAGACCTTTCAAGGCATTGAAACAAAGGCAAGTGTCTTCAACCAACACAGGTCCATTAACCTTTACATAAATTAGAAAACTAAACCATCAGAAAGGTTAAAAAATtaaggggaaaaaaaagaaaaaatccacCCTAAAATCACACACATAATGGAATCAGTGAAATCCAGATTGTGAGTGGATACCTGAACAGCAGCCAAACGAGCCTTCTCTTTGGAGATATCTTCAGGTTCTCCTTGCAACTCTGGCActgcaaaaacaaaacaaaaccctTGTAAGAATAAAAACATAAACTAAAAGAAATTAGAGGGAAGAGTGAAGTGTTACAATCAAGTTTGAGGGACTGAAATGGAATTGACTGGCCCAAGATGGCACGAACTTCAtcaagctttttggcattgcCGGTCACAAAAGTAACAGGACGTGAAAGTACCAATCCAGAAGCCATTTCGCGAAACCAAATCTTCTTCCAGATTCGATTTTGCTTCTGGTTTAGAAGGTAGAAAGCGAACCACACACCAGTAGTAAAGTAGAGTGGAGTACTTGACTCCTTCGGAATTGGGAGTGGCTATGGTGGTGCCTGCAGCTGCAAGCAATGCTTTGCATCAGTTATGAAAACAAAGAGAAGTGGCACTCAAACTAATAAACAGTTATTTGGCTCATCTTAATACCCTATTTAGTATTTACTAACTAAAGAAAATATTATAttctttattaattaaataaattttaattttttatttattatattttatattaatgactcAAATTCagatattagaatttaaaattaaagtttaagagttaaaattcataatttaggatttaaaatttagaatttaatatttaaaattttggttttaaaatttaaaaagtattgtactttatttttttttttaaagtggaTTAACATTGCCCAATTATTTGAACAAAGTAATTCCtactttttctttaaaattatcatttgaattttttaagtGTATATTTAAATTGGTCCCTAATGAATTCTTTAAGAATTACTCAATTTGATCTCTTTATCATTTATAACAAATATATtaactgaaaataaattaattttctttacaaAAAAATCAACTTCGTCTTAGAAAtttctagaaaaataaaaatttgttaaaaatcaaagtatttgattaaaaaaaaacttaaaaatcaaTATAAGTGTTGAcccttttcttatttatttcaaCAGCACAATTTTATTCACCATCATTAACAAAATAACATCCTATTAATTGATCATTTTATTATCTGGtcattttaaatcttaattttttaattttaatttttaaattataaattaattttggataaatttttaaatatctttattgggttaattttttttatgttgatcAAACATGTGTgtaaaacattattaaaaattctgaGTATTTCTCATTtatatctaataattttatttttaaaattgatattaaataaattttattattcaatttattattagtgaaaaataaattttaaattggacAGTCTaatttaaagtttcaattttttttacagtTCAATTTCTAtattccaaaaattaaaaaatctaatttgtgtactttaaataaaaaataatactatatttaaaattacaaaatattatttatatattataattaattattaaaattagttattatatatttatatataaatatataatattaaatttatttttaatatatattttatattaatttttaattttagtgactaattttaatatacaccttCGATCATCGTTAAAATTAATACCCTAACAACTTATGATCAAACACCCTTCCCTACCCAATGTCAAAAATAGTTTCCCATCTTTATTGCTCTTAATTTTTAAGTATTCCttttaaataattcttttttcaattattaaCTAGATTTTTTTAGGGATGTccacggatcggatcggatcagatatgaccaaaaattcgatccgatccgcattaaaatcatcggatcggatccaatatccgcagCTTTTAaagttggatccgatccgatccgatccacacatttgcggatcggatatcggatatatccgcaaaacataaaaatatttttaaaagcatatttttattaaaaaaatatcaataaaattcattttttctattcttttaaatatgtttactcttaaaataatatttaacatactttttttaaatgataaattaaaataataaaacatatatgataattattaattgaaataaaacataaaaagaatatttacttatttatttctttaattttgcggatacgcggatatgcggataccaacacaaaatccgcaatccgatccgattagtgtgcggatccgatccgatccgaaagccttgcggatcggatccatatccgcaattttcggatcggattcggataaacaccgcggatatgcggatcggatccgatccatggacacccctagATTTTTTGACGCGGACACCCTAAACATTTTTCTTTACTTAATTGTATACCAATTGCTGCATCAACGTATCTTCGCCTCATCTCATACTAATACTAATAACACTTAAAATTTGATTATGGTTCCAAATCAAAATTGTGTTTTACCTAATAATTTTCCTAATCTCAATTTTAATAGTCTCTAACTCTCCTTTGATACTCTGTTAATTCTCCATTAAGTGAAGATTTGGCACTTTGGTTCCCTCATCTCATGCCACTCTTCACTCTTCTATATGCTTTCAGTTCTCAAATTTGTCCCCATTTGTAAACTCAACCTCGTTTCCAGGGTTCTGCCATTGCAGAGATGGGTTCATCATGCCCCTGCAACTCCTCTACACTTCCACAAGAACAGCAAAGTTGGCACTTCCACTTCCGGTTTCGATTTCGATTTCGACGTTCTAATCCGAGTTTGCAGGGACATCAACATCGCTAAGCGGCTTCACACTCTTCTCGTTGTGTTGGGAAAAGCTCAAGATGTTGTTTTGTCAACAAAGCTGGTTAATTTGTATGCTTCTCTTGGAGACATCACATTCTCTCGCTCCACTTTCAACCACCTTCAGAAAAAGAATCTCTTTGCCTGGAACTCAATGGTGGCTGCTTATG is a window from the Arachis hypogaea cultivar Tifrunner chromosome 1, arahy.Tifrunner.gnm2.J5K5, whole genome shotgun sequence genome containing:
- the LOC112790471 gene encoding inosine triphosphate pyrophosphatase isoform X1, which gives rise to MASGLVLSRPVTFVTGNAKKLDEVRAILGQSIPFQSLKLDLPELQGEPEDISKEKARLAAVQVNGPVLVEDTCLCFNALKGLPGPYIKWFLQKIGHQGLNNLLRAYDDKSAYALCVFSFAIGPNSEPVTFAGKTPGKIVLPRGPTDFGWDPIFQPDGYEQTYAEMPKEEKNKISHRFRSLELVKSYFAEAGYAFQINNV
- the LOC112790471 gene encoding inosine triphosphate pyrophosphatase isoform X2 encodes the protein MASGLVLSRPVTFVTGNAKKLDEVRAILGQSIPFQSLKLDLPELQGEPEDISKEKARLAAVQVNGPVLVEDTCLCFNALKGLPGPYIKWFLQKIGHQGLNNLLRAYDDKSAYALCVFSFAIGPNSEPVTFAGKTPGKIVLPRGPTDFGWDPIFQPDGYEQTGFCVKFPEM